In Deltaproteobacteria bacterium, the DNA window GCCCTGCGAGCCGACGCGCACCCGCAACGAGAGAAGAGGAGATCCCCCTTGAACCCGCCGCCGCTTCCCGCACAGCCGTCCGACACTCCCTGGCCGATGCGCGACTGGCCGCTCGGCGAGCTGCCGCGCGGCTTCGCCGAGCCGGTGTTCCCCGACGCGGGCGCGACGCACGCGCTCGTCGTGATCTGGCGGGGACGACTCGTGCTCGAGCGCTACGGATCCGAGCACGGTCCCGAGAGCGCGTTGATCTCCTGGTCGGTGGCGAAGAGCGTCCTGCACAGCCTGGTGGGGCTGCTCGTCCGCGACGGCAAGCTCTCGACCGGGATGCGCGCGGATCTTCCCGCCTGGCGCGCGCCGGGGGATCCGCGTGCCGCGCTCACGCTGGACGTGCTGCTGCGGATGTCGAGCGGCCTGGCCTGGCGCGAGGACTACGTGGACGCCGGGAGCTCCGATGTGATCGAGATGCTCTTCGGGCGCGGCAAGGACGACGTGGCCGCGTTCGCGGCGGAGTCCCGGCTCGAACACGCTCCCGACACCGTATGGTGCTACTCCAGCGGCAGCAGCAATCTGGTCTCGGCGATCGCGGGACGCGCGATCGGCGGCGGCCAGGCCGGTGTAGACGAGTACCTGCGCCGCGAGCTCTTCGACCGGATCGGCATGCGCAGCGCCACCGCGCGCTTCGACGCGGCCGGCACCTGGATCGGCTCCTCGTTCGTGTTCGCGAGCGCGCGCGACTTCGCGCGCTTCGGCCTGCTCCAGCTCCGCGACGGGATCTGGGCGGGCGAGCGCGTCCTGCCCGTGGGCTGGGTCGACTACGCGCGCACGCCGACGCCGGCCTCGAACGGGGAGTACGGCGCGCACTGGTGGCTCGCGCCCGAGGGCGACGGGATCTTCTCCGCGAACGGCTACCAGGGGCAGTACGTGTACGTCGCGCCGGAGCAGGACGTCGTCGCGGTGCGGCTCGGCGCGTCGACGAGCGAGCAGCAGCCGCTGGTCAAGGCGTGGCTCGCGGATCTGGTTCGCCGCTTTCCCCGCATCGGCTAGCGCGGG includes these proteins:
- a CDS encoding serine hydrolase produces the protein MRDWPLGELPRGFAEPVFPDAGATHALVVIWRGRLVLERYGSEHGPESALISWSVAKSVLHSLVGLLVRDGKLSTGMRADLPAWRAPGDPRAALTLDVLLRMSSGLAWREDYVDAGSSDVIEMLFGRGKDDVAAFAAESRLEHAPDTVWCYSSGSSNLVSAIAGRAIGGGQAGVDEYLRRELFDRIGMRSATARFDAAGTWIGSSFVFASARDFARFGLLQLRDGIWAGERVLPVGWVDYARTPTPASNGEYGAHWWLAPEGDGIFSANGYQGQYVYVAPEQDVVAVRLGASTSEQQPLVKAWLADLVRRFPRIG